Proteins from a genomic interval of Bradyrhizobium sp. CCBAU 53340:
- a CDS encoding alkaline phosphatase family protein, with protein MKKLFSVITSISLAATLAGAAAPAHADQDDNGRDRGFDNFRDRDHDRGHHHGRRSPPVVLISLDGAKPDFIQQFIEEGVLPRDGGLARLSRHGAVALQNITASPSLTAVSHIEIATGSTAVHNDIPSNTFQAIVGPITSSFSGFAAPIGGYRESPLGPSPQPTAAPLWVQLRQQGKKVVTATWPGGDGADISINGTVVQPAQPIRVTDYTVPFGAFGGLSAQGFQFSQSNFIPAPAVGASLQAAGHFSFSPVMATPTPIETFSCASAQTATCTNAATQDVKYGIRVAAIDTTNDNKVNYDTLVFFDDTRGITAGPFAPPSTGPAYAKFGGENAPFFFEGSGARVGTAYFVSQLAPDLSAVHFARYSANYIPRNTPVLADVDDINNSIGFWRPQADFRIPERLSEGFIGFPDIEIEAMYEDMVKTFVRYQADIGERAIKNHPDADLVMIYIEQPDGSEHQFLLTDPRQGTNPKDPSSIGAGQDAAKVARYKSYIRFAYKTADKAVKQITEAAGPDSNIIVVSDHGFAPFHTSVSMTNILKNAGIDTSKVAIRTSGPAVNIYVNLQQREQSGTVDPATYSALVTQIADAVKNAVDPNPKFNGALEGGRLFTVVETRPLQCEAGIGQCTSKSIGQDFGDVFALMAPGYNFDGIQNPGIARLGDAPFNAATTSLSMPNFYGAHGHDPRLPVMSATFIAAGPDIRYNTAIRRMHNLDVAPTIMQILGVRPHGVDGEVLREILR; from the coding sequence GTGAAGAAGCTCTTCTCCGTGATAACGTCGATATCGCTCGCGGCAACGCTGGCCGGCGCTGCGGCGCCGGCACACGCCGATCAGGATGACAACGGCCGCGACCGCGGCTTCGACAACTTCCGCGATCGCGACCATGATCGAGGCCATCACCACGGCCGCAGGTCCCCGCCGGTGGTCCTCATCTCGCTCGACGGCGCAAAGCCCGATTTCATCCAGCAGTTCATCGAGGAAGGCGTGCTTCCGCGCGACGGCGGGCTGGCGCGGCTGAGCCGCCATGGCGCGGTGGCGCTGCAGAACATCACGGCCTCGCCCTCGCTCACCGCGGTCTCCCATATCGAGATCGCCACCGGCTCGACCGCCGTCCACAACGATATCCCCTCCAACACCTTCCAGGCGATCGTCGGCCCGATCACATCGAGCTTCAGCGGCTTCGCGGCGCCGATCGGCGGCTATCGCGAGAGCCCGCTTGGGCCCTCGCCGCAGCCGACCGCGGCGCCGCTGTGGGTGCAACTGCGCCAGCAGGGCAAGAAAGTGGTCACCGCGACGTGGCCGGGCGGCGACGGCGCCGACATCTCGATCAACGGCACCGTGGTACAACCGGCCCAGCCGATCCGCGTCACCGACTACACCGTGCCGTTCGGCGCGTTCGGCGGGCTCAGCGCACAGGGCTTCCAGTTCTCGCAGTCGAACTTCATACCGGCTCCGGCGGTAGGCGCATCGCTCCAGGCGGCCGGCCACTTCTCGTTCAGCCCGGTGATGGCAACGCCGACGCCGATCGAGACGTTCTCATGCGCATCGGCGCAGACCGCGACCTGCACCAACGCGGCCACGCAAGACGTCAAATACGGGATCCGGGTGGCGGCGATCGACACCACCAACGACAACAAGGTCAACTACGACACCCTCGTGTTCTTCGACGACACACGCGGCATCACGGCCGGGCCGTTCGCGCCGCCGTCGACCGGACCCGCCTATGCGAAGTTCGGCGGGGAGAATGCGCCGTTCTTCTTCGAGGGCAGCGGCGCCAGGGTCGGCACCGCCTACTTCGTCTCGCAGCTTGCGCCCGATCTGTCGGCAGTGCACTTTGCCCGCTACAGCGCCAATTACATTCCGCGCAACACGCCGGTTCTGGCCGACGTCGACGACATCAACAACAGCATCGGGTTCTGGCGCCCGCAGGCCGATTTCCGCATCCCCGAGCGGCTGAGCGAGGGCTTCATCGGCTTCCCCGACATCGAGATCGAGGCGATGTACGAGGACATGGTCAAGACCTTCGTGCGCTACCAGGCCGATATCGGCGAGCGCGCGATCAAGAACCATCCCGACGCCGATCTGGTGATGATCTATATCGAGCAGCCGGACGGCTCCGAGCATCAGTTCCTGCTCACCGATCCCCGCCAAGGCACCAATCCGAAGGACCCGAGCTCGATCGGTGCCGGCCAGGACGCCGCCAAGGTCGCGCGCTACAAGTCCTACATCCGCTTCGCCTATAAGACCGCCGACAAGGCGGTGAAGCAGATCACCGAGGCGGCGGGGCCGGACAGCAACATCATCGTCGTGTCGGACCACGGCTTCGCGCCGTTCCACACCTCGGTCAGCATGACCAACATCCTGAAGAATGCCGGCATCGACACCAGCAAGGTGGCGATCCGCACCTCGGGTCCGGCGGTCAACATCTACGTCAACCTGCAGCAGCGCGAACAGAGCGGCACCGTCGACCCCGCAACCTACAGCGCGCTGGTGACGCAGATCGCTGATGCCGTGAAGAACGCGGTCGATCCCAATCCGAAGTTCAACGGCGCGCTCGAGGGCGGACGGCTCTTCACCGTTGTCGAGACCCGTCCGCTCCAATGCGAAGCCGGCATCGGGCAATGCACCAGCAAGAGCATCGGCCAGGATTTCGGCGATGTGTTCGCGCTGATGGCTCCGGGCTACAATTTCGACGGCATCCAGAACCCCGGCATCGCCCGGCTCGGCGATGCGCCGTTCAACGCGGCCACGACCTCGCTGTCGATGCCCAACTTCTACGGCGCCCACGGCCACGATCCCAGGCTGCCGGTGATGAGCGCAACCTTCATCGCCGCAGGCCCAGACATCCGCTACAACACCGCGATCCGACGCATGCACAATCTCGACGTCGCCCCGACCATCATGCAGATCCTCGGCGTCCGGCCGCACGGCGTCGATGGCGAGGTGCTGCGCGAGATTTTGCGGTAA
- a CDS encoding adenylate/guanylate cyclase domain-containing protein, with the protein MPVAVNGVTFCYPAPVLPSNGAVNVNHPGIDVAEPPPTRRVLAILAADVVGYARLTEVAEEATHIRLRALRFGVINPCIVSFRGRIVKNTGDGFLASFDSSLDATRCAVALQHEVAAAQTREGYDRKIQFRIGLNVAQTIVETEDIFGKGVNIAARLEQSAPAGGVVLSDEMFQQIKDRLDVPVQDLGVLRLKHLARPVHAYSLLLPEAERLPSGGGRKASRQAKVPYIAVLPFRTQGANPEDDYFGDGTAGEIVVALQSLRGLFVISSMSTSPYRSGPIDSQRIGQELGVRYVLSGSIRRADKRLRIGVELTDVEAGILLWADHYDGDVSELFEFQSRIATRIVWSIAPQVREAELKRALQKRSDNLNAYELLMKAIDFMYRMNFFDFGRAGELLQAAIASDPSYATPYAYAALWHIHNVAQGWGAEGGPDAAEAARLAGAAVDRAPADGFALAVLGHTKALLFKDYDAALDLFDRALSASPGNAMAWTLSSGVYGYLGDGQSAITRAEQGLRLSPADTQAYFYLMFLGQAHYINGNYDEAVVWARKTAALNGRLSANLRVLAAAYIANGQHEEARSVTRMLLDIQPRFKLSAYRERCPFKPGLRERFIDHLREAGLPD; encoded by the coding sequence TTGCCGGTCGCTGTCAATGGCGTCACGTTCTGCTATCCTGCCCCCGTTCTGCCAAGCAACGGGGCAGTCAACGTGAACCATCCGGGGATCGATGTTGCAGAACCCCCGCCAACGCGGCGCGTGCTTGCAATCCTGGCCGCCGACGTCGTGGGCTATGCTCGCTTGACCGAGGTGGCCGAGGAGGCCACTCACATCCGCCTGCGCGCACTTCGTTTCGGCGTGATCAACCCGTGCATCGTGTCCTTCCGCGGCAGGATCGTGAAGAACACGGGGGACGGTTTTCTCGCCTCTTTCGATTCCTCGCTTGATGCCACACGCTGTGCGGTCGCATTGCAGCACGAAGTCGCGGCTGCGCAGACCCGCGAAGGGTACGATCGGAAGATACAATTTCGAATAGGTCTGAACGTCGCGCAGACCATCGTTGAAACGGAGGACATCTTCGGAAAGGGCGTCAATATAGCGGCGAGACTTGAGCAGTCAGCGCCTGCTGGGGGCGTGGTGCTTTCTGATGAGATGTTCCAGCAGATCAAGGACCGGCTCGACGTGCCCGTCCAGGACCTGGGCGTTCTCCGGCTCAAGCATCTTGCACGCCCCGTTCACGCTTATTCTCTCCTGCTGCCGGAGGCCGAACGATTGCCGTCGGGCGGCGGCCGCAAGGCGAGCCGCCAGGCCAAGGTGCCCTACATCGCGGTCCTGCCGTTTCGTACGCAGGGAGCGAACCCGGAAGACGATTACTTCGGCGATGGGACGGCCGGCGAGATCGTCGTGGCGCTCCAGAGCCTCCGCGGGCTGTTCGTCATTTCAAGCATGTCCACGTCCCCCTATCGTAGCGGACCGATCGACAGCCAGAGGATCGGCCAGGAACTCGGCGTCCGATACGTCCTGAGCGGCAGCATCCGGCGAGCAGACAAGCGGCTTCGCATTGGAGTCGAATTGACGGACGTCGAAGCGGGAATCTTGCTCTGGGCCGATCACTATGATGGCGATGTCTCCGAGCTGTTCGAATTTCAGAGCCGCATTGCGACACGCATCGTATGGAGCATAGCTCCCCAGGTCCGCGAGGCGGAGCTCAAGCGCGCGCTTCAAAAGCGCTCGGACAATCTCAATGCTTACGAGCTGCTCATGAAGGCGATCGACTTCATGTACCGCATGAATTTCTTCGACTTCGGCCGGGCGGGCGAGCTGTTGCAGGCCGCAATCGCCTCGGATCCGAGCTACGCGACCCCCTATGCCTATGCAGCGCTTTGGCACATCCACAATGTCGCACAAGGCTGGGGCGCCGAGGGTGGCCCCGATGCGGCGGAAGCGGCGCGCCTTGCCGGCGCGGCGGTCGATCGTGCGCCGGCGGACGGCTTCGCGCTCGCCGTTCTCGGACACACCAAGGCGCTGTTGTTCAAGGACTACGACGCCGCGCTCGACCTTTTCGATAGAGCGTTGAGCGCCTCGCCCGGGAACGCCATGGCCTGGACTCTTAGCAGTGGCGTGTACGGCTACCTGGGGGATGGCCAATCGGCGATTACGCGCGCCGAACAAGGATTGCGTCTATCGCCGGCCGATACACAGGCGTATTTCTACCTGATGTTCCTCGGCCAAGCCCATTACATAAATGGCAATTACGACGAAGCGGTCGTGTGGGCCCGCAAGACCGCCGCTCTGAATGGACGGCTATCCGCCAACCTGCGTGTTCTAGCAGCCGCCTATATTGCAAATGGCCAGCACGAGGAGGCGCGAAGCGTCACCCGGATGCTTTTGGACATACAACCTCGATTCAAGCTTTCGGCCTATCGTGAGCGATGCCCCTTCAAACCAGGTTTGCGGGAGCGCTTCATCGATCATTTGCGCGAGGCCGGCTTGCCGGATTGA